A window from Kluyveromyces lactis strain NRRL Y-1140 chromosome E complete sequence encodes these proteins:
- the IPK1 gene encoding inositol pentakisphosphate 2-kinase (weakly similar to uniprot|Q06667 Saccharomyces cerevisiae YDR315C IPK1 Inositol 1 3 4 5 6-pentakisphosphate 2-kinase nuclear protein required for synthesis of 1 2 3 4 5 6-hexakisphosphate (phytate) which is integral to cell function has 2 motifs conserved in other fungi ipk1 gle1 double mutant is inviable): MTLLFVGRGNANVCYLLSGEVYRISLRHQKLSRNNAYVQDNFQFIDSKIRSLPMLADVVVSMRLEEVFVDTKWINVLKDENILIDDSHMQCIVMPLLHAKDSTCEQLDHFNQIYRCSLNDAITWEFKPKWLYQSSDYCRNCTHNSLKGRDIEYCFLHDPELIIETLFAGRQVPEEFLDDILQYLQSSDSITQRLYAAQRFVKDDLSTLMTLRDVTCFLTWSRNTRSVKATIIDVDQKPANKLRHWQSTESALASFPGKKKAHFNHQ; encoded by the coding sequence ATGACTCTATTGTTCGTTGGTAGAGGCAATGCTAATGTTTGCTATCTCCTTTCTGGTGAAGTGTACCGTATCAGCTTAAGGCACCAGAAACTTTCCAGGAACAATGCATATGTGCAGGACAACTTCCAGTTTATCGATTCCAAGATCAGGTCACTTCCTATGTTGGCCGATGTGGTTGTTTCCATGAGGTTAGAAGAGGTGTTTGTCGATACAAAATGGATTAATgtgttgaaagatgagAATATCTTAATCGATGATAGTCATATGCAATGCATAGTCATGCCTTTATTGCATGCCAAGGATAGTACATGTGAACAGTTGGACCATTTCAATCAAATCTATCGATGCTCATTGAATGATGCTATTACTTGGGAATTCAAGCCAAAGTGGTTGTATCAATCTAGTGATTATTGTAGGAATTGTACACATAACTCGCTGAAGGGAAGAGATATTGAGTACTGTTTTTTACATGATCCGGAGCTGATTATCGAAACGCTGTTTGCAGGACGCCAAGTGCCAgaagaatttcttgatgaCATTCTGCAGTATCTCCAATCAAGTGACAGTATTACACAGAGGCTCTATGCTGCTCAGCGTTTTGTGAAAGATGATTTGTCAACGCTAATGACGCTAAGAGATGTGACCTGTTTCTTGACCTGGTCCCGCAATACAAGGAGCGTCAAGGCTACGATAATAGATGTTGATCAAAAACCAGCAAACAAACTGCGGCATTGGCAGAGTACTGAATCCGCTCTTGCATCTTTCCcaggaaagaagaaggctCATTTCAACCACCAATGA
- the HTD2 gene encoding hydroxyacyl-thioester dehydratase HTD2 (similar to uniprot|P38790 Saccharomyces cerevisiae YHR067W HTD2 Mitochondrial 3-hydroxyacyl-thioester dehydratase involved in fatty acid biosynthesis required for respiratory growth and for normal mitochondrial morphology), with translation MQWHISDYINPVTVQRYQTLVTSILPKAKVSNDISLSGSHLLFFHPVTAALSEDGYYSYQTPGAILKREVPFRRRMWVQGSIEFKKSLTDGWYNCQEELKFIKELNKDHFVGLKRTIRDEKGYLYVKELRTLIYTNQKVSDKVITKSEDYSTREIINLEDIDVMVYSSISSNPHRIHWDRDYSRNVEGYRDVIVQGPFLVQLVINYFEQCFGRQVSSIKYKNTSHVYAGTDLEICHNGLGKDGQISIILRDPKDSHKVYFECKIASCIHIE, from the coding sequence ATGCAGTGGCATATCAGTGATTACATCAATCCGGTGACGGTACAGAGGTATCAGACTTTGGTTACATCTATCTTGCCAAAAGCAAAAGTATCAAACGATATATCGCTTTCAGGTTCACATTTATTGTTCTTCCATCCAGTAACAGCTGCCCTCAGCGAAGACGGATACTACTCGTACCAGACTCCTGGTGCTATATTGAAACGTGAAGTGCCCTTTCGGCGTCGCATGTGGGTTCAGGGATCAATTGAGTTCAAGAAATCACTGACAGATGGCTGGTACAATTGTCAAGAAGAACttaaattcatcaaagaactGAACAAAGACCATTTCGTAGGGTTGAAGAGAACTATACGAGACGAAAAGGGGTACCTATATGTTAAAGAGTTAAGAACGTTGATATATACTAATCAAAAAGTCTCAGATAAAGTAATAACCAAGTCCGAAGATTACAGTACCCgagaaatcatcaatttggaAGATATCGATGTCATGGTTTACAGTTCGATCAGTTCGAATCCTCATAGAATACATTGGGATAGGGACTATTCGCGCAACGTAGAGGGATACCGTGATGTTATAGTACAGGGCCCGTTTTTGGTTCAATTGGTGATCAACTATTTCGAACAATGTTTTGGAAGACAAGTCTCCAGCATAAAATACAAGAATACGTCTCATGTGTATGCTGGCAcagatcttgaaatctgtCACAATGGACTCGGGAAGGATGGTCAAATCAGTATAATATTGAGAGATCCTAAGGATTCACATAAGGTTTACTTTGAGTGTAAGATAGCTTCATGTATACATATAGAGTAA